One segment of Candidatus Bathyarchaeota archaeon DNA contains the following:
- the psmB gene encoding archaeal proteasome endopeptidase complex subunit beta → MHSLPEKYSNILKGTTTIGIVCSDGIVLATDTRATMGFFVAHKRAKKVFSIDKHLAMTIAGGVADAQAMVDILKANAQLYRYENDEPMPVPSAARLLGNILFSSRLAPFILQAIVAGVDESGSRIFTLDPLGSVTEEKFVSTGSGSPIAYGVLESQLKEKMEVKETLPIIVKAINSAIKRDAATGDSFDIVTVTKEGYRELNEDEKKALQSGD, encoded by the coding sequence ATGCATTCCTTACCAGAGAAATATTCAAACATTCTAAAAGGTACCACGACTATAGGTATTGTATGTAGTGATGGCATAGTCTTAGCTACGGATACTCGTGCTACGATGGGTTTCTTTGTGGCCCATAAAAGAGCTAAAAAGGTTTTTTCGATCGATAAACATTTGGCAATGACTATAGCTGGTGGTGTTGCGGACGCACAAGCTATGGTTGATATATTAAAAGCTAATGCACAACTTTATAGATACGAAAATGATGAACCAATGCCTGTGCCCTCTGCTGCTCGTCTACTCGGTAATATATTATTCTCCTCCAGGCTTGCACCTTTTATTTTACAAGCTATAGTGGCTGGAGTAGATGAATCCGGCTCAAGAATTTTTACTCTCGATCCTCTAGGAAGCGTAACTGAAGAAAAATTTGTTTCAACAGGATCTGGATCACCTATAGCTTACGGTGTTCTGGAATCTCAATTAAAGGAAAAGATGGAAGTCAAAGAGACTTTACCTATTATAGTAAAAGCAATAAATTCAGCAATTAAGAGAGATGCTGCAACTGGAGACAGTTTTGATATTGTTACTGTAACCAAGGAAGGTTATAGAGAACTTAATGAAGATGAAAAGAAAGCCTTACAATCCGGAGATTAA
- a CDS encoding UPF0179 family protein has product MGDKKIITIIGPKQARAGFKFLYQGFSSTCKVCKYHNACLDNLEEGRTYSIKKVKNKKLPCELHGGQGKVVEVVEGPIEAVIEKHIAIQDALINFNSLECDTLECKNRIKCNPLGLFDGDKCKVIKIMDDLDCPNGFEISSVLLQRRL; this is encoded by the coding sequence TTGGGAGATAAAAAAATTATAACAATTATTGGACCTAAACAAGCAAGAGCCGGTTTTAAATTTCTTTATCAAGGGTTCTCAAGCACATGTAAAGTATGTAAATATCATAATGCTTGTTTAGATAATCTCGAAGAGGGTAGGACGTATTCTATTAAGAAAGTCAAAAATAAAAAATTGCCTTGTGAATTACATGGAGGGCAAGGTAAGGTAGTAGAAGTTGTTGAGGGTCCAATTGAAGCTGTAATTGAGAAACATATAGCAATACAGGATGCTTTGATAAACTTTAACTCATTAGAATGTGACACTTTAGAATGCAAGAATAGAATTAAGTGTAATCCATTAGGTCTTTTTGATGGGGATAAATGTAAAGTAATCAAAATAATGGACGATCTTGATTGCCCTAATGGTTTTGAGATTTCCTCGGTTCTTCTTCAGAGGCGGCTTTAG
- a CDS encoding peptidylprolyl isomerase encodes MSIKKGDFLLFDYTCKVKENNEVIDTTIKEVAEKNSLDKDKNASYEPLFAVVGERWLVEGLDEGLKGLEIGKQKTIEISPDKAYGVRDPSKIRLIPLRKFRKDGIDPIPGMPVTIDKKTAYVRSVGAGRVQVDFNHPLAGKTLIYDIKPEKLINTDDEKIRAIIRKHIPSVKKENFLVDIKGSILGVEIPVEAFYIEGIQYMKRALSTEITKYLPNISKVMFIESFERPKTEKTKTEEKPEKAKTTQKGKQEPSKETKPAKAASEEEPRKSQNH; translated from the coding sequence ATGTCTATTAAAAAAGGAGATTTTCTATTATTCGATTACACTTGTAAGGTCAAAGAGAATAATGAAGTTATTGATACAACAATCAAAGAAGTCGCAGAAAAAAATTCTTTAGATAAAGATAAAAACGCGTCTTATGAACCCTTATTCGCTGTGGTAGGCGAAAGATGGCTTGTAGAAGGGCTTGATGAAGGGTTAAAGGGTTTAGAAATAGGAAAACAAAAAACGATTGAAATCTCTCCAGATAAAGCATATGGTGTAAGAGATCCATCAAAGATTAGACTCATTCCATTAAGAAAGTTTAGAAAAGATGGCATCGATCCAATTCCAGGAATGCCTGTTACGATAGATAAAAAGACTGCCTATGTGAGGTCTGTTGGTGCAGGTAGGGTCCAGGTAGATTTTAACCATCCGTTGGCTGGCAAGACTCTTATCTATGATATTAAACCTGAAAAGTTAATTAACACAGACGATGAAAAAATAAGAGCCATAATTCGCAAACATATTCCATCGGTGAAAAAAGAAAATTTTTTAGTGGATATTAAGGGAAGCATTCTTGGGGTTGAGATCCCTGTTGAAGCATTTTATATAGAAGGCATACAATACATGAAAAGAGCACTATCTACAGAAATTACAAAATATTTACCAAACATTTCAAAAGTAATGTTCATTGAGAGCTTTGAAAGACCTAAAACAGAAAAGACAAAAACTGAAGAAAAACCAGAAAAAGCCAAAACCACCCAAAAAGGTAAACAAGAACCTTCTAAAGAAACTAAACCTGCTAAAGCCGCCTCTGAAGAAGAACCGAGGAAATCTCAAAACCATTAG
- a CDS encoding endonuclease V, whose protein sequence is MIDLDKLRIFQDKLSKKVMIKDSFKRPIKLVSGIDVAYLNEQAIISIAVFNYQNKEFVDNIISIEDVSFPYIPGFFGFREGTIIIKTIKKLNLESDIIMVNAHGIAHPRKYGCASHIGLIIKRATIGVVNNILYGNYKKKPLNIGDWVPLENENQIIGAVLKSKQGCKPIIVSPGHLITLESALAIVKKFLKGHKFPEPLHIAHVIAKQKRREILESRL, encoded by the coding sequence ATGATTGATTTAGATAAATTAAGAATTTTTCAAGATAAACTCTCAAAAAAAGTAATGATCAAGGATTCCTTCAAGAGGCCCATAAAATTGGTTTCAGGAATCGATGTGGCTTACTTAAATGAACAGGCAATAATATCTATAGCGGTATTTAATTATCAAAATAAAGAATTTGTTGACAATATAATTTCAATTGAGGATGTTTCTTTTCCATATATTCCCGGATTTTTTGGATTTAGGGAAGGAACTATTATAATAAAGACCATAAAAAAATTGAACCTCGAGTCAGACATTATCATGGTTAATGCACATGGAATAGCGCATCCAAGAAAGTATGGATGTGCATCCCATATAGGCTTGATTATAAAAAGAGCCACCATAGGAGTGGTTAACAATATTTTATATGGAAACTACAAAAAAAAGCCGCTAAATATCGGAGATTGGGTTCCACTTGAAAATGAAAATCAAATTATAGGCGCGGTCTTAAAATCTAAACAGGGATGTAAACCTATAATCGTATCACCAGGCCATTTAATTACTCTAGAGAGCGCCTTAGCAATAGTAAAAAAATTCTTAAAAGGCCATAAATTTCCAGAACCTTTGCATATTGCCCACGTAATTGCTAAGCAAAAAAGAAGGGAGATCCTAGAGTCTAGGCTCTAG
- the twy1 gene encoding 4-demethylwyosine synthase TYW1, whose protein sequence is MHKELPQVILSTLKRQKYQLVGSHSGVKKCKWLHQSLINNRGCYKSKFYGIQSHRCLQMTPAVAFCNMQCMFCWRVQSDEIGVKWNELKSSVWDEPEEIVEGSIDAQKRMLIGYNAQVKDGKIEPKKLYEALNPKHVAISLSGEPTIYPNLDELIFEFNKRDFSSFLVTNGMCPEVLENLTSTPSQIYISLCAPNEDIFKRLCRPRISKAWERLMSSLSLIDSFNCPTAIRITSVEGLNMKEVEEYSKIIRRASPTYIEVKAYMYIGYSRRRLNFQNMANHSEIRRFGKELSEITGYNIIDESVDSRVVLLSEMEKPIQIS, encoded by the coding sequence ATGCATAAGGAACTACCTCAGGTAATATTAAGCACTCTGAAAAGACAAAAATATCAGCTTGTCGGCTCTCATTCAGGTGTAAAGAAGTGTAAATGGTTGCACCAGAGCCTTATCAATAATCGTGGCTGCTATAAGTCAAAATTTTATGGAATCCAATCGCATCGTTGCTTGCAGATGACTCCTGCAGTAGCTTTTTGCAATATGCAATGCATGTTTTGTTGGCGGGTTCAGTCAGATGAAATTGGTGTAAAATGGAATGAACTTAAATCATCAGTTTGGGATGAACCTGAAGAGATAGTTGAGGGTTCTATAGACGCTCAGAAGAGAATGTTGATAGGATATAACGCACAAGTTAAAGATGGTAAAATAGAGCCAAAGAAATTATATGAGGCATTAAACCCAAAACATGTTGCCATAAGTCTATCTGGAGAACCGACTATCTATCCTAACCTAGATGAGCTGATATTTGAATTCAATAAAAGAGACTTTTCTAGCTTTCTTGTAACAAATGGCATGTGCCCAGAAGTTTTAGAAAATCTTACATCTACTCCTTCGCAAATATACATCTCCTTGTGCGCTCCAAATGAAGATATTTTCAAGAGATTGTGCCGTCCTAGAATTTCCAAAGCTTGGGAAAGATTAATGAGCTCATTATCATTAATTGATTCTTTCAATTGTCCGACAGCTATACGAATAACCTCTGTAGAAGGATTGAACATGAAAGAGGTCGAAGAATATTCTAAGATAATTCGAAGAGCTTCACCAACTTACATAGAAGTTAAAGCCTACATGTATATTGGTTACTCAAGAAGAAGATTGAACTTTCAAAATATGGCTAATCACTCAGAAATTCGAAGATTTGGAAAAGAATTATCTGAAATAACGGGTTATAATATTATTGATGAATCAGTGGATAGCCGCGTAGTTCTTTTATCGGAAATGGAGAAACCAATTCAAATATCATAA
- the psmB gene encoding archaeal proteasome endopeptidase complex subunit beta has translation MSQFQMLPGATTIGVVCKDGVILASERRLSYGSFVMSKSAKKVFKITDNIGAACAGLVGDMQVLMREASVYATLYSYQRERNPSVKTAAKVIGNLLFQRRFVPYITQTIIGGVDEDGPSIYILDLMGSVIKDKHASVGTGAEIATGVLENEYKDGISIEEGKEIVNRALKAALARDSASGDGVDVLVITKEGIKEESTKF, from the coding sequence ATGTCACAATTTCAAATGTTGCCAGGTGCAACAACTATAGGTGTAGTATGTAAGGATGGTGTTATTTTAGCATCTGAAAGAAGGCTGTCATACGGATCCTTTGTAATGAGCAAATCTGCTAAGAAGGTATTCAAAATAACTGATAATATTGGGGCTGCATGTGCAGGTCTTGTAGGAGATATGCAGGTACTAATGCGTGAAGCTTCAGTATATGCTACTTTGTACTCTTATCAGCGAGAACGAAATCCTTCAGTAAAGACAGCAGCAAAAGTTATTGGGAATCTTCTGTTTCAAAGAAGGTTTGTCCCCTACATTACACAGACAATAATCGGTGGAGTTGATGAAGACGGCCCTAGCATATACATATTGGATCTTATGGGATCCGTAATTAAGGACAAGCATGCTTCAGTAGGGACGGGGGCGGAAATTGCGACTGGAGTTCTGGAAAATGAATATAAGGATGGCATTTCAATAGAGGAAGGAAAAGAAATAGTGAATAGAGCTTTGAAAGCAGCCCTGGCAAGAGATTCTGCAAGTGGCGACGGTGTTGACGTTTTAGTAATCACTAAGGAAGGTATAAAGGAAGAATCTACAAAATTTTAA
- a CDS encoding flippase-like domain-containing protein gives MSDKSKLALVIQIVLGLLLIAAIVWYIGLHDISQVIFGINGIFLIYASIAYFIVNLLFSIRLKHVVKASRYKVSLRKVLPIQYGGMLASDFTPARSGYFVVPVMLTSENVPVTVGLSSILGIQSIEFLIKMIGGILAIVFLISMVNLSMDLFVLSAIGVTLMFIGAVIIFLVMWWKNAVDLIKFFKRFPVINRIVGFITPKILKFQKEARNIRSVIMPILLLTILSWIFKGLEWYFIGLSLNIDQISFLGFFLLHPLITALSFVPITPSGIGFQEGATVGVLYLLGVSPEVGIVFALLARFLLIIQDVVGIPSLSRAGVKIFDFISSGKTD, from the coding sequence ATGTCTGATAAATCGAAATTGGCACTAGTGATTCAGATAGTCCTAGGATTATTATTAATTGCAGCGATAGTATGGTACATAGGATTACATGATATAAGTCAAGTAATTTTTGGTATAAATGGAATTTTTCTGATTTATGCTTCAATTGCTTATTTTATTGTGAACCTTTTATTTTCCATAAGATTAAAACACGTAGTTAAAGCCTCAAGATACAAGGTAAGCTTGAGGAAGGTATTGCCAATCCAATATGGGGGAATGTTAGCAAGTGATTTCACTCCTGCTAGATCAGGATATTTCGTTGTCCCAGTGATGTTAACTTCTGAAAATGTACCAGTAACTGTTGGATTATCCTCAATACTTGGAATACAATCTATCGAGTTCCTAATTAAAATGATTGGTGGAATACTAGCGATTGTATTTCTTATCTCAATGGTAAACCTTAGCATGGATCTCTTCGTGCTTTCAGCTATAGGTGTTACTCTAATGTTTATTGGAGCAGTAATAATTTTCCTTGTTATGTGGTGGAAGAATGCGGTAGATCTTATAAAATTTTTTAAGAGGTTTCCTGTCATTAATAGAATTGTCGGATTCATAACTCCAAAAATACTAAAGTTTCAGAAAGAAGCGCGAAATATTCGAAGCGTGATCATGCCGATACTATTACTTACAATATTATCTTGGATTTTTAAAGGCTTAGAATGGTACTTTATAGGATTATCTTTGAATATTGATCAAATATCCTTTTTAGGTTTCTTTCTTCTTCATCCATTAATTACAGCATTAAGCTTTGTACCGATAACACCGTCGGGAATAGGCTTCCAAGAAGGCGCAACTGTTGGTGTTCTGTATCTTCTAGGCGTCAGTCCTGAGGTAGGTATAGTATTTGCACTTTTAGCCAGATTCCTATTGATCATACAAGATGTTGTAGGTATACCTTCTCTAAGTCGAGCTGGGGTAAAAATCTTTGATTTTATCTCTAGTGGGAAAACTGATTAA
- a CDS encoding SIMPL domain-containing protein (The SIMPL domain is named for its presence in mouse protein SIMPL (signalling molecule that associates with mouse pelle-like kinase). Bacterial member BP26, from Brucella, was shown to assemble into a channel-like structure, while YggE from E. coli has been associated with resistance to oxidative stress.): MSNDKLFYRVVALAILALIATNVILVYRAETTSQQKSAPIYVSSQDGSSNLNVIKVTGTGRVYASPDIAVLTIGVETRSEDAQNAQQRNAEKMNNVIEALMNDDISEDNIKTISYRLEPVIRYEDGTNIIIGYVAENKMQVKLGDISDAGRVIDLAVAAGANEISFIEFSLSEDRMESYREQAMDAAVQNANLRAETISKSMGVQLIGPLEVNLIPSYEPITRIYEAQAAVTPITPGELEILSTVEITYQFQ; this comes from the coding sequence TTGAGTAATGATAAATTATTCTACAGAGTTGTTGCATTAGCAATATTGGCTTTAATCGCTACTAATGTAATTCTTGTTTATAGAGCGGAAACCACTAGTCAGCAAAAGTCTGCGCCTATCTATGTTTCATCTCAAGACGGTTCAAGTAATTTGAATGTAATTAAAGTCACAGGTACTGGAAGAGTTTATGCATCACCAGATATTGCGGTGTTGACTATCGGAGTTGAAACGCGCTCCGAGGACGCTCAAAATGCTCAACAGAGAAATGCTGAGAAGATGAATAATGTGATTGAGGCATTGATGAATGATGACATCTCAGAAGATAATATTAAGACAATCAGCTATAGGCTTGAGCCAGTAATCAGATATGAAGATGGCACAAACATAATCATAGGATATGTTGCAGAAAATAAGATGCAGGTGAAACTAGGTGATATCAGCGACGCGGGAAGAGTCATTGATTTGGCAGTTGCGGCAGGCGCGAACGAAATAAGCTTTATCGAGTTCAGCCTCTCTGAAGATCGTATGGAAAGTTATAGAGAACAAGCTATGGATGCTGCGGTTCAAAATGCTAATCTTAGAGCAGAAACAATCAGTAAGAGCATGGGTGTGCAATTGATAGGACCATTGGAGGTTAATCTCATTCCTTCATATGAGCCAATTACAAGGATTTATGAGGCTCAAGCTGCTGTCACTCCTATAACACCAGGTGAGTTAGAGATCCTATCAACAGTCGAAATCACTTATCAATTTCAATGA